A genomic window from Lotus japonicus ecotype B-129 chromosome 1, LjGifu_v1.2 includes:
- the LOC130728967 gene encoding histone H1-like, translating to MASTEEPIASIIMEEPVPKEPATADLPPVAEDELAQPDPNPTKEAKPRKCDVAKKATHLSYEEMVKDAIVTLKEKSGSSQYAIAKFLEKKHKQLPSNFKKLLLFHLKKLVAAGKLVRVKNSFKLPSVKSSVAASRPAAAKKKLAVAEPKPKARAKPAASKAKPAPKPKAATKTTAATSKAKPVTAAKSKAKPAAKAKPMAKTKAVAPAKAKASPTKTKAEAKYKSAPRMNEKPPVPKVKPAAKAKPAARPAKAARTSTRTTTEKKAPPPPKPAPKKAATPVKKAPTKSAKANTVKLSA from the coding sequence ATGGCGTCGACGGAAGAGCCCATCGCTTCGATCATCATGGAGGAGCCTGTCCCGAAGGAGCCGGCAACCGCTGACCTTCCACCGGTGGCTGAGGATGAGCTTGCTCAGCCCGATCCCAACCCTACCAAGGAAGCCAAACCTAGGAAATGTGATGTTGCCAAGAAGGCCACACATCTTTCCTACGAAGAGATGGTGAAGGATGCGATTGTGACGCTAAAGGAGAAGAGCGGTTCCAGCCAGTACGCAATTGCGAAGTTTCTAGAGAAGAAGCACAAGCAGCTTCCATCGAACTTCAAGAAGCTTTTGTTGTTCCATTTGAAGAAGCTTGTTGCTGCTGGGAAACTTGTTAGGGTGAAAAACTCCTTCAAGCTTCCGTCGGTGAAGTCCTCCGTCGCTGCTTCCAGGCCGGCGGCGGCAAAGAAGAAGCTTGCAGTTGCCGAACCCAAGCCCAAGGCTAGGGCCAAGCCGGCGGCATCTAAGGCGAAACCTGCTCCCAAGCCGAAGGCAGCGACTAAGACCACTGCCGCAACATCCAAGGCAAAGCCTGTCACGGCGGCCAAGTCTAAGGCGAAGCCAGCTGCTAAGGCGAAGCCGATGGCTAAGACCAAGGCAGTTGCTCCTGCTAAGGCGAAAGCTTCTCCGACTAAGACTAAGGCTGAGGCGAAGTATAAGTCGGCGCCTCGTATGAATGAGAAGCCTCCTGTTCCGAAGGTGAAGCCTGCCGCTAAGGCGAAGCCCGCGGCGAGACCTGCAAAGGCGGCGAGGACCTCGACAAGAACAACCACCGAGAAGAAAGCGCCTCCTCCTCCAAAACCTGCACCGAAGAAGGCTGCTACGCCTGTGAAGAAGGCTCCGACGAAGAGTGCGAAGGCTAACACTGTGAAGTTGTCGGCGTAG